From the Ovis aries strain OAR_USU_Benz2616 breed Rambouillet chromosome 10, ARS-UI_Ramb_v3.0, whole genome shotgun sequence genome, the window tcATGGATTTACATGTGAAAGTAtacaacttttagaaaaaaaaatgtgagaaaatcTTTAAGTGGTTCTTAAAGGTTAAGACAGAGTTTTAAGACTTGacaccaaaataagaaaaaaaaaactgaaaaattggaCTTCAAATACAACATCAGAAAAGCAAGCAGTCCAGTTAGAATGCGGTCAAAAGACGTGAAGagatatttcaccaaagaggatTCGCAGATGGGAAATAAACACTTGCATAAATGCCCAACATAACCGGCCAGTgaggaaatgcaaagtaaaagcACAGTGGGGTACCACCTATCACAAGAGCTGGAATGAAAAATGGCGACAActccaaatgctggtgaggatgctgAGAAACTGGGTTGCTCATACGTTGCTGGCAGGAGTGGAAAATGGTAGTTggggttcagtggctaagtcgtgtctgactctctgtgaccctctggacttcagcacaccaggcttccctgtccttcactgtctctcagagtttactcaaacttatgtccgttgtgttggtgatgttatccaaccatctcatcctgcacCATCTGGGGAAAAGTTtgccagtttcttaaaaaatcaaacatGCAAATATCGCAAGTGCCGCATGACCCAGCAATGCTCTCGGGCACTAATCCAGAGAAACTAAACTTTATATCTGTATGGATATCtgtatgtttatagcagctttatttacgATAGCCCAAactggaatcaacctagatgtccttcaacaAGCGAATGATTAAACCAGCCATGGTCCCCCTGCactgtggaatactactcaggtgTGGGTAGGCAAGCCACCTGCTTGCCTCCAGGGAGTCATGCTGAGTGAAGAGCCAGTCCCCGAAGTTATATAACGTGCAACTCCccgatgggcgtgagtttgagtgaactccgggaattggtgatggacagggaggcctggcgtgctgcgattcatggggtcgcaaagagtcggacacgactgagcgactgagctgaactgaactgaacttatgtgGAGTTGCTTTTCAGCTGCTGagtagtgtctgaccctttgtgaccccatggactgcaacatataacattcttgaaatgacagctTTATGGAAATGGAGAACAGCTGAGCGGCTATCAAGGTTCAGGACAGTGTCAGGGTGGGAAGGGGTGGCTGTCTATAAGAGGGGACCACGTGGTGTCGGGGGTCCTGAGTGCTGGCTGTGTCCACGTCGGTGTGCGCTTTGATCCTGGGCTGGGTGGGGGAGGTGCTGTCactgggggcggggccagggcgcGGGGGTCTCTGCATTACTTCTTATAACTGCATGTGAGTCTACAGTTActctcagtaaaactttaattttgGAAAAGGACCCGATGAGTTTAGGGAGCTCTGTGTACTTGACTCCTCTCGCCGGGCTTGCTCTTCAGCCTGTAAGCCCCGTGATAAACACGTCTAAGGTTGCTTACCCTGTGCTTCCCCCGGAGGGAGCTCAGAGTTCATCCAGCGGGCTTCGCTGTCCTCAGACCCTGCCTCTCGGGCTGCGTCCTGACCTCAGTCCCAGCCCCGTGCCAGGCCCACCGAAGCAGACCTTTATTTCTCCAGGTGACTCGAGTGCCTGGTGCCACTGGGAGGCACTGGCTCAGGACACAGAGTCAGGAACACTAAGGAGGGGACTCCAGCCCAGGCCTGTGCTGGGGCTGCTGTCCCATCTGATCCCTGGAGGGTAAAGAAAAGGCAGGAAGGGGTTGCAgcgactggcccaaggtcacctgCTAGGAAGTGCCGCTGGACGCGCCAACCCGCCCTCTCAGTGGTGagccctctcctctgcctccccagctGCTGCAGAGTCCGCCGTCCTCCCACCCCTGCAGAGCCTCCCTGCCCTCTGGAGCCCTCCCCTCCCGCCGTGGAGGCCGGCTCCCTGGCCCCTTCTGGCTGGGGCGTTCTGCATTTCTGTGGCCCTTCACCCCTCCCTTCTTCAACTGTCACCAACCCCCACCGCTTCCTCATCATTTTTCCCCTTACGGTAGGCACCGAGCACCTGCTGCCCACTAGAGCAAGACCGGCAAGGCTGTGCCGAGGTGAGCCCAGGTGCCCTGTGAGTGCGCCCCAGCTGTGTCCAAGTGTCCCAGGTGCGTCTCAGGGGAGCCCGGAGTGAGTCTAGGGCGAGCCCCGGGCGTGTCTCGGGGAGCCCCGGGCGTGTCCCGGGCGTGTCCCGGGCGAGCCCCGGGCGTGTCTCGGGGGGCCCCGGGCGTGCCCCTGGCCTCTCCATCCGCTCTCCTGCCTCTCTCCGTGGGGCCTCAGCCCCAGGTGCAGTCGCTGTGTCCTGCATGCTGCTCTGTTTCCACCTGGACGCTTCTCTTGGCATTCCTGCTCCACCAGCCACACCGGTGAGGGCAGGGGCTGACGGGGAGCTGACTCCTCGGCAGGAGCCAGGGCCCCAGGCGAGGACGCCACCAGCCTGACACGCTGTTCTCAGGGCCAGGTTGGCACGAGTGTCCGGGCTCACATACTGACCGGTGCCCTGGCCAGGGTGTCCCCTGGGCAGGGTCTCGCCTGTGGACACGCGGGAAGTCTACTCATAAACCAGCATCCGCTGGTCTCCTCGCTGATTGCTTTTCTAAAGACGAAGATGGCCCACGGTGAGGAAAACCAGCCATGTTCGTGAACCGAGGCTCCTCCTGGGCCCCGTGTCCCCACCAGGGAGCAGATGAGGCTCCGGCCCGTCTGCTCGGGCCTGCGGGCTGGACAGGGCAGCTCCCGTGAGGCAGGGGCTCCGGGCCTGCGAGGTGGGCCTGGGCCCCGCGTGCCCTTCCTCGCAGGAAGCAGTGGGCAGCGCAGCCCGGCTAATCCGTCTGCGAGCAGCTTAGGGATTGTCTTTTTCTGGCACCTGCTTGCTGCCCTGCACGTCCTCTACTCTGGCTGGGATTTAGCCCGAGCTGCGTCAGCGGGCTTCCTGGGGCTCCCACCGCCTGGCCAGCCTCCCATCCCGAGGGTGGGCACGGGCCACAGGCCAAGGGCAGCAGGTCAGGCCGGCTGGGGACGCGGGAGCCAGACGTGAACAGGGCCCGGCGCTGGGATGGATTTCGGGTCCCTGGAGACGGTGGTGGCCAATTCGGCCTTCATCGCGGCCCGGGGCAGCTTCGACGCGAGCAGCGGTCCGGCCGCCCGGGACAGGAAGTACCTGGCCAGGCTCAAGCTGCCCCCGCTGTCCAAGTGTGAGGCGCTCCGGGAGAGCCTCGACCTGGGCTTCGAGGGTGTGTGCCTGGAGCAGCCCATCGGCAAGCGGCTCTTCCAGCAGTTTCTGCGGGCCCACGAGCAGCACGGGCCGGCCCTGCAGGTCTGGAGGGACATCGAGGACTATGACACGGCTGACGATGCCCTCCGGCCGCAGAAGGCCCAGGCCATCCGGGCCGCGTACCTGGACCCCCAGGCCCAGCTCTTCTGCAGCTTCCTGGATGCGGAGACAGCGGCGCGGGCCCGGGAGGGGGCAGGGGACGGGCTCTTCCAGCCCCTGCTGCGGGCCGTCCTGGCACACCTAGGCCAGGCCCCTTTCCAGGAGTTCCTGGACAGTCTCTACTTCCTGCGCTTCTTGCAGTGGAAGTGGCTGGAGGCCCAGCCCATGGGCGAGGACTGGTTCCTAGACTTCAGGGTGCTGGGGCGGGGCGGCTTCGGGGAGGTGTTCGCCTGCCAGATGAAGGCCACCGGCAAGCTGTACGCATGCAAGAAGCTGAACAAGAAGCGGCTGAAGAAGCGGAAGGGATACCAGGTGGGCTGTGCCGCTCCGGGGGGCGGCCCTGGGTGGGGGTCGGTCCCCTGCACCCCCTGGTCATACCCGCCTGTCTGCACAGCGGCCGAGTGCCTGGCCAGGGCCGCGGGCGTGGGTGAGGCTCCACACTGGGCCTGCGGCTCGGCTCGGCCGGCTGCTCTGGGCCTCTAGCCCTGCGCCTGGGACGGGCCAGGTGGCCGTCCTCCTCGAAGCGCGGCCTGGGCGTAGCTGGCGAGGGTGGCGTGCCAGCTTCCTCATCCTCCTCGGTCTGCTGGTGCCCCCACGAGACACAGCAGCCAGTGCCAGGGAGGCTGGATCGGTTCCCCAGACCCCTCCCTCTGGCTTCCCGGGACACCCTGGTTGCGCAGTGAGGAGGCTGCCCAGGGCATCCCCAGGGCCAGTGCGGGGAGGCCAGGGCGCCCAGCTCAGCGCTGCCCGGGTCCTGGGGGGAGGCAGGGGTACACAGTGGGCAGAGGCCCCCCGGCTCTGCCTCTGGCATCAGGCTCCGTTCGGGCGGGATCAAAGTGGCTTAGTGTCTCGGATACTCGTCTCCGGCCGTGCTCCGTCTAGCGCCAGCGTTCCTGTGCTAGGGTGAATGGCAGCCCCCCCGCAGCACCCCACCCAGGGCCCCTGAGGGCGCTCTGCCCAATGGACTCCGGGGCAGCGGTCACCCTCGGGCCATCTACCTGCAATCTTAACCCAGCTGTTAGGGAACTAAGCTGCTTCTCTCCCGAGTTCAGGAAACTTACTGAACTTTTACAGTACAATCTGCCTAAGATCTTCCAATGCAGTGGAGAGAAAGGGCTTCCCAAATCAAGAAGGGCTCTTCTCCTTACCCAGCACAACTTTTAGAAGCACTTTAAAAGGACTCCATAGGGTTTTAAGATGAGTATAGAAAGAGGCTGGCGGTGCAGGGTGGCTTGGGAGGGTGCTGGCCAGTGGGCCCGGCTGGCCTCCACTGTCCAGAGGCCTGGACAGGAGGAGAGGCGGGTCTGCAGAGGTGGAGCTGGAGGGAAGGCCGGTGCTCACAGGTGCCCAGGGGCCCGCGTGGCGCCAGGGGCATTTGCAAGGCTGGTGGTTGGAGCCCCCTCGCTCGAGGCCCCAGGAGCCCTGAAGTCCCTGCACGTGACTGTCCCCAGGCTGTGTCCTGTCCCCGCAAGGCGGGGCCTGTGGGGCGCGTCACTCAGTCCTTGTGACTGCGCTGCTGTTGCtggtcagccgctcagtcatgtccgactctgcgaccctgttgaccgcagcacgccaggcctccctgtccttcaccagctcccggagcttgctcacactcatgtccatcgagctggtgatgccatccagccatctcaccctctgccgtccccttctcctcctgccctcaatcttttccagcatcagggtcttttccagtgagtcagctcttctcatcaggtggccaaagtgttggagcttcagcatcagtccttccaacgaatattcaggactgatctcctttaggatggactggttggatctccttgcactccaagggactctcaagagtcctctccaacaccacagttcaaaagcattaatccttcggcactcagccttattttccaaatctcacatccatacacggctaCTGGAGACTAtcatagctatgactagatggacctttgtcaggaaagtgatgtctctgctcttcaatatgctgtctaggtcggtcatagcttttcttccaaggagcaagtgtcctttaatttcatggctgcagtcaccgttgcagtgattttggagcccaagaagtccaccattgcttccactttcctccttttatttgtcatgaagcggtgagaccagatgctatgatcataggtttctgaatgttgagttttaagccagctctttcactgtctctttcaccttcttcaagaggctctttagctcctcttcactttccgccgttagagtggtgtcatctgcatgtctgaggctgCGGATGTTTCTCCTGGCGaccctgattccagcttgtgcttcatccagcctggcacttcatGCGATGTACTTTCTGCATGTAATTTATATAAACTGGGTGATAACGTggtacttcttttccagttttgaaccaatcgctttgttcagttcagttcagttgctcagtcgtgtccaactctttgtgaccccatgaatcacagcacgccaggtccctctgtccatcaccaactcccagagcccaccgaGACCCATGTCCATtctgttggtgatgccatccaaccatctcatcctctgtcatccccttctgctcctgccctcaatctttcccagcatcagggtcttttccgatgagtcaactctttgcatgaggtggccaaagtattggagtttcagctttagcctcagtccttccaatgaacacccaggactgatctcctttaggatggactggacggatctccttgcagtccaagggactctcaagagtcttctccaacaccacagttcaaaagcatcaattcttcggtgctcagctttctttatagtccaactctcacatccatacatgacccctggaaaaaccatagccttgactagatggacctttgttggcaaagtaatgtctctgctttttacaacctctagagatcaaattgccaacatctgctggatcatggaaaagcaagagagttccagaaaacatctatttctgctttattgactatgccaaagcctttgactgtgtggatcacaataaactgtggaaaattctgaaagagatgggaataccagaccacctggcctgcctcttgagaaatctgtatgcaggtcaggaagcaacacttagaactggacatggaacaacagactggttccaaataggaaaaggagtacgtcaaggctgtatactgtcaccctgcttatttaacttctatgcagagtacatcatgagaaatgctggactggaagaaacacaagctggaatcaagattgccgggagaaatatcaataacctcagatatgcagatgacaccacccttatggcagaaagtgaagaggaactaaaaagcctcttgatgaaagtgaaagaggagagtgaaaaagttggtttaaagctcaacattcagaaaacaaagatcatggcatctggtcccatcatttcatgggaaatagatgaggaaacagtggaaacagtgtcagactttatttttgggggctccaaaatcactgcagatggtgattgcagccataaaattaagacacttactccttggaaggaaagttatgactaacctatatagcatattgaaaagcagacacattactttgccaacaaaggtccgtctagtcaaggctatggtttttccagtggtcatgtacagctgtgagagttggactgtgaagaaagctgagcaccgaagaactgatgcttttgaactgtggtgttggagaagactcttgagagtcccttggactgcaaggagatccaaccagtccatcctaaaggagatcagccctgggatttctttggaaggactgaggctaaagctgaagctccaatactttggccacctcatgcaaagagttgactcactggaaaagactctgatgctgggagggattgggggcaggaggagaaggggacgacagaggatgagatggctggatggcatcgccgacttgatggacgtgagtctgagtgaactccaggagttggtgatggacagagaggcctggcgtgctgcgattcatggggtcgcagagagtcggacacgactgagcgactgagctgaactgaactgaaaaagtataTCTGCCACTCTGTGTTTTATTGGGACATTTTCCGGTTGGTGGAACCTGGCTGCCCGGGGTGGTTTTTCTTTCCTGCCTGAACCTGGGGGCTTGCCCCGCTCTGCAGGGTGCGATGGTGGAGAAGAAGGTCCTCGCCAAAGTGCACAGCAGGTTCATCGTGTCTCTGGCCTACGCCTTCGAGACCAAGACGGACCTCTGCCTGGTGATGACCATCATGAACGGAGGCGACATTCGGTAAGGCTCCCCTCAGCCTCGTGGGAGCAGGGCTCGAAGGGCTTGGCTGACTGTGCAGGGTCTCTGGGGCCAGAGGGGCTGCTTCCCACGTGCTGAGAATGAGTGGCGAGGAGGAGAAGTCCTGTCCTCATccagccttctctgtcttccGGTTGCTGGTCCTTGAGGCGTCTGTGGTCTCAGTGAGATGTGGGGGCCCTGGGGGCGATGGCAGAGCTGGAAGCACGGTGTGGGGACGTCGGAACCACAGCTTGGCCATCGGCCCGCAGGGAGGACCGGGGGTCTGGATTCGTGGGGGACCCAGGGGCCCGACCCTGGGCTCTCGGGGGGAAAGGACTTGCCGGCCAGCTAGGCAGCTCAGCCACGCTTGGCCAGCGCTGGTCTGTGCGACGGGGATGAGGATAAGCACTGGTGCCCCGTGGCTGCTGCGGAGAGTCAGCTCGGGCCTCTGAGACCCTCAGGGACTCACACGTCCCTCCCGAGCGTGCAGGGCTGTCGCTGGGCCCCGGCCCCCGTCTGGGAGCTCCTGCACTGCAACTCGGCCGGGCGAGTTGTTGGCCGCCCTTCCAGGTGAGGGGCTGAGACTGGCTGAGTCACCTGTGCGTGTTCATGGAGGAGGAGCAAGGGGTCTGGAGCGTGCAAACGAGAACGGCCTTGGCGCTCGCCTGCCGCCACCTGCCCCCCGTGCCCTGCAGGGTGCCGGGAACGAGGTCGCGTGTGCACGGCCCTGCGCTGCGCTGCATGCTGCGCCTAGCCGCACCAGGCGAGGCTGCTGGCGCCACCCTGCCCCACCGCAGCCTCTGCTGCGCCACACACCCCTGCACGGCGCGGTGTTGTTATACTGTGGTATAGTATATTATTCCGCACCACACTGCATTATACCCGGCTGCAGCCCGCGCTGGAGCAGGCTCCTAGGCTCCGTCACCCGCCCGTGTTGAGAGGGCCTCGGGCTGGTCGTGGCCCGCCTGCACCTCCCTTTGCCTGGCTTCTCTGCTGGTGGCTTTGGGGCCCGTTTCCCAGCCCTGTGGGccggggcaggggggcggggctGGTCGGCTGGGAGAACCGCCTGCTTCTGCTGGTAGTGGCTCTGGAGAGGCTCGAAGAGGACGAGGGCACCAGGGCCGGGGGCCCAGCTCTGCCGCGGGCTCCTCAGGCCTGGTGGCCTCAGCCCTCACCATTTCCCCAAGATTTTACTTCCCATCAGAATTGCGGGCCCGTGGCTTGTGGCTGTGCCAGAGACACATGGGCTCCACCCGGTCTGTCCCCAGGTACCACATCTACAACGTGGACGAGGAGAACCCTGGCTTCCAGGAGCCTCGTGCCATCTTCTACACGGCCCAGATCATCAGCGGCCTGGAGCACCTGCACCAGCGGAACATCGTCTACCGAGACCTCAAGCCCGAGAACGTGCTGCTGGACGACGACGGTGCGGCGGGCTCCCTGCTCTCCTGCCTCCCGGCCcggcctccctgccctccctgccctccccgcccGCCCGGCCTCCCTACCCTCTCCAGCCTGACAGGTTATCAGTGGGGGAGGGACCAGCTTTGATAAATGCTGGTTATAGTTCTGCAGCACAAAGACCCAGCTGACGTCTGTTTATTGTTCGTTCAGTGATTATCCCCAAGGGAAATCTGGAGCACGACTCCGCGTCCAGGGCTGCAGGGAGTTGGTCCAGGCACCGGGAGTGTGTGGAGCTGTTAGTAAACAGTTAGGGCTGCGGCCAAGTCCCCGCTCATCACTCTCCTTGCTGCCTCTGTGAGGAGTCAAATTGGGCTTCTTATCAGAAAGCTACTCCAGAGGCTGAGGCCCCCTGTAAGTGACTTTAGGGCCCCCTTCTCGTCAGAGGCGAGACGGACACCAGACGTCCCCACGGGCCGAGGCTGCAGAGCTAGCGAAGGAGGCTGGCTGAGGGCCGGTGACCTGGACCCCAGCTGCAGGCGCGGCTGGGCGCCCCCGTTTGTCCACAGCAAGGAGCGGGGTCTCCTGTGTGTCCGTGCTGCGCTTGCGCACGCGTGCGCGCCtggtatgcgtgtgtgtgcgtgcagagGCTGGCCGGGGCTCCTGCGGCTCCAGGAAGACCAGGGCCTCTGTTCATGGGCTGCAGGTGACCTGAGCTGTGTTTGTTCCCCAGGCAATGTCCGCATTTCTGACCTTGGGCTGGCCGTGGAGCTGAAGGAAGGGCAGACCAAGACCAAGGGTTATGCGGGGACCCCAGGTGAGGGCTCTCTGAGGGCGCAGCCtctctgggggcaggggcagggcctgtCCTGGGGTCCCGTGGCCCAGGGCAGGGGTGTGGTGAACGCTGGGGTGTCGGAAAACTGCTCTGCCATCTGCAGAGGGGGCAAGGGGCACGACCAGTCCTGGAGTCCCAGGTCCTGGGGTCCCGGGGCCCGGGGTGGGGGCATGGTGAACACTGGGGTGTCGGAAAACTGCTCCCTCATCCGCAGAGGGGGCAGGGAAACAGCCGGGGGCCTGCACAGCTGTGTGGAAGTGGCACCCGTGCCCACCCTTGGGGACGGAAGCTCCCTAGTGCCTCGGTGGGCAGAGTCTGGGGTCCGCACTGAGGGcagcagggcagagggaggggccaCTGGGCGGGGGCCGGGCAGGGGCTCAGCTGTGGGCATCCCAGGGGGCAGACGGGGAGATGGCCTCGGGGGGCCCCGGTCCACCCTTCCCCACGCCGCATGGCCACGGGGAGGCTGTGCAGTGCGGGCTGCTCTTGTCCAGAGCGCGTGCGTGTGTTCACGTGAATGTGCCCAGGGGGtcctgcccccatcccctctCACCCCCAGCGGGTGGGAACAGAGGCTTCACAGTGGGGGACGGGGTGGGGGTCTCACCACCCAGGCCCCTGGGGGCCGCCGGGCACCCAGGCTCACATTCAGACTGCCGTGCCCTCCACGCTCCCGACGGCCCTGGCTTTCTGCCGGCTTTCCCGGCAACTCTGCTCCTCCCGTTTGTTCAGCTCTGGGGAGAAAGAAGGGGCCTGGGACTGGGGCCTCTGGGTTTCCTTCTGTCCCATCCTGGGCTCTCAGCTCCTTTGGGGGCTGCCTGTCCCCACGGTAGGGCTTTCTCATCTAGGGCTTTATTTAGGAAAAGGTTCTCTTTTGAATATTCTGGACCTTGGGCCAGATCTCTGAGGTTCCTCCCTGGGCGTGAGCGTGTGAGGCAGAGGCCTCGCACCTCCTCCTGGGAACCGCGCCCTTAGGAGAACGCCAGGGGCCCCTCCCTGGGGCCAGGCCGCTGCACCGCCGGTGTGGCCCGCCCCGCTTGCAGGGGGCCCAGCCGGCCGCCAGGGGGCGCAGGCCTCGCGGGTCGGGCGCCGTCCCCGGGCTGCGCCGAGCCGAGCCTCCGAGGTCAGGCGCCGGGTGTGGCCGCGAGCAGCCC encodes:
- the GRK1 gene encoding rhodopsin kinase GRK1, yielding MDFGSLETVVANSAFIAARGSFDASSGPAARDRKYLARLKLPPLSKCEALRESLDLGFEGVCLEQPIGKRLFQQFLRAHEQHGPALQVWRDIEDYDTADDALRPQKAQAIRAAYLDPQAQLFCSFLDAETAARAREGAGDGLFQPLLRAVLAHLGQAPFQEFLDSLYFLRFLQWKWLEAQPMGEDWFLDFRVLGRGGFGEVFACQMKATGKLYACKKLNKKRLKKRKGYQGAMVEKKVLAKVHSRFIVSLAYAFETKTDLCLVMTIMNGGDIRYHIYNVDEENPGFQEPRAIFYTAQIISGLEHLHQRNIVYRDLKPENVLLDDDGNVRISDLGLAVELKEGQTKTKGYAGTPGFMAPELLQGEEYGFSVDYFALGVTLYEMIAARGPFRARGEKVENKELKQRVLEQAVTYPDKFSPASKDFCEALLQKDPERRLGFRGGSCDGLRTHPLFRDVSWRQLETGMLTPPFVPDSRTVYAKNIQDVGAFSTVKGVAFDKADTEFFQEFASGTCPIPWQEEMIETGIFGDLNVWRPDGQMPDDMKGSSGQEAAPSSKSGMCLLS